A part of Miscanthus floridulus cultivar M001 chromosome 6, ASM1932011v1, whole genome shotgun sequence genomic DNA contains:
- the LOC136460357 gene encoding uncharacterized protein, whose amino-acid sequence MILPLWAPPPFSLLSSKPPCPPQSAAAPPEKAAGRPRHPWAHRAHPRAAVDARWIRRRGASSTVEPNPASPPTDPAAAVPVPALDLPPASSPDPWVDSRAPRPNPRAPRSDPRAPRPDLAELHRHHRGHLLHRATVVAASSPPPVARGRIHAPRGRIREPRGWIRVPRGRISPDSTAVVAAACSTTPPSSPL is encoded by the coding sequence ATGATTTtgcccctatgggccccaccacccttctccctcctctcctccaagCCGCCGTGTCCTCCCCAGTCCGCGGCCGCGCCACCTGAGAAGGCCGCCGGCCGTCCCCGCCACCCATGGGCCCaccgagcccatccacgggcAGCCGTCGACGCTCGTtggatccgccgccggggtgcatcctccaccgtcgagccgaatccggcttccccaccaacagatccagccgctgccgtgcccgtgcccgccCTCGATTTGCCGCCGGCGAGCTCGCCAGATCCGTGGGTGGATTCGCGCGCCCCGAGGCCGAATCCGCGCGCCCCGAGGTCAGATCCGCGAGCCCCGAGGCCAGATCTCGCCGAACTCCACCGTCATCATCGcggccacctgctccaccgcgccaccgtcgtcgccgcTTCTAGTCCACCGCCGGTCGCCCGAGGCCGGATCCACGCGCCCCGAGGCCGGATCCGTGAGCCCCGAGGCTGGATCCGCGTGCCCCGAGGCCGGATCTCGCCGGACTCCACCGCCGTCGTCGCGGCCGCCTGCTCCACCACGCCACCGTCGTCGCCGCTCTAG
- the LOC136457861 gene encoding E3 ubiquitin-protein ligase SINA-like 3 — protein MSSQQQQKRVAEQDGEHANGAKRSRALAITNGEVKQEQRAQGGEEAGQGGQGEGALVAVVQAMEEPQINIRMAVSHFHCHTCVLPLKPPTFECEAGHVVCRGCRGSHVQACAGAGTYVPCAKLDGIVRDAKVACAYEAYGCTSWVVYHESSDHHRSCRFAPCFCPAPGCGHFTSPARLAEHFFSHHAWPVTEVDYAKPCKLAVPGPEEKLVLVGKADGSVFLVSPCAFGAATAVSLVCVRACGDAAAGAPHYTCNLWAEVAGNALLLTSVVASSDLAGGFPATDKIMFLPLPPLLYGESGEPPALMARIDKVGASTIRSRSPSATPPSSLPRRMLQ, from the exons ATGTCTTCCCAGCAGCAGCAGAAGAGGGTCGCTGAGCAGGACGGCGAGCACGCCAACGGCGCCAAGAGGTCCAGGGCGCTGGCCATAACCAACGGCGAGGTGAAGCAGGAGCAGCGCGCGCAGGGAGGAGAAGAGGCAGGCCAAGGTGGGCAGGGAGAGGGAGCTCTGGTGGCGGTGGTGCAAGCCATGGAGGAGCCGCAGATCAACATCCGGATGGCCGTGTCGCATTTCCACTGCCATACCTGCGTCCTGCCCCTCAAACCCCCTACCTTCGAG TGCGAGGCCGGCCACGTCGTGTGCCGCGGCTGTCGCGGCAGCCACGTCCAGGcctgcgccggcgccggcaccTACGTCCCCTGTGCCAAGCTGGACGGGATCGTGCGCGACGCCAAGGTGGCGTGCGCCTACGAGGCGTACGGCTGCACGAGCTGGGTCGTCTACCACGAGTCGTCGGACCACCACCGCTCCTGCCGGTTCGCGCCCTGCTTCTGCCCGGCCCCTGGCTGCGGGCACTTCACCTCGCCGGCGAGGCTGGCCGAGCACTTCTTCAGCCACCACGCCTGGCCCGTCACCGAGGTCGACTACGCGAAGCCGTGCAAGCTCGCCGTCCCGGGCCCCGAGGAGAAGCTGGTCCTGGTGGGCAAGGCGGACGGGTCCGTGTTCCTGGTGTCCCCGTGCGCCTTCGGCGCGGCCACGGCCGTGTCGCTGGTGTGCGTGAGGGCGTGCGGCGACGCGGCCGCGGGGGCACCCCACTACACCTGTAACCTCTGGGCGGAGGTCGCGGGCAACGCCCTGCTGCTCACGTCCGTGGTGGCCAGCAGCGACCTGGCCGGCGGCTTCCCGGCGACCGACAAGATCATGttcctgccgctgccgccgctgctgTACGGCGAGTCCGGCGAGCCGCCTGCCCTCATGGCCCGCATCGACAAAGTCGGCGCGTCCACTATCAGGTCGAGGTCCCCGTCCGCCACTCCGCCGTCGAGCCTGCCCAGGAGGATGCTGCAGTAA